Genomic window (Oenanthe melanoleuca isolate GR-GAL-2019-014 chromosome 1A, OMel1.0, whole genome shotgun sequence):
GTTTTGAGGGTGCCTGTGGGTTCTGAAGAAAAAggactgttttttctttttttttatctcatacCTACAAAAGTGGGTGGtaagagctggggcagcagctgggcagtcTCTGGGGACAGAAAGGATTCACAGTGCAGCTGGGTGACCCTTGTTATGAATGCATGACATGTTGTTGGCTCTTTGCAAGTATTGGGATCAATGCTATATGTATAAtgtaaaaatagcatttctatATGGATATAGTCTTGCTTAATAGTAAAAGTTAGACAtaagtttttttaaagatagTATGCTTAAACTACCCACTTAGTCAAAGATAACAGCCCGTGAACATGTGATGGGAGCCCCTACAGCTGACAAGAGAATTATCAACATGCACCAACTGGACCACCACCCAAATTAAAAGGGATAAGGAgaagaataaaaccacaagcTAAAAAACACGCATGCTCTAAAAAGGCAGACCCAAGGAGTGGCCATGCTAAACAGTTCCCAAAAGTAGTTGACTATGCACGTAAGTATATGAATATGTAACAAGTGGATGGCTTGTAAAACGTATTTAAAGGGGTGTCCCCGAAGCAGCGGAGTGCTCTTGGCAGCATGCCAAGCACCCTGCCGTTTTAACCCTTTGCTTTATGTAAGTCTCCTATTGTCTTTTTATTAAACCTGTTAATTCTCCCAAAACAGTGAACCGTGTTTTTCACACCCTGGATGCAGCTTCATTCCTCTGTCATGGGGGCTTCACCTGGACTACGAAGAGTTTCTGAGGCACTATGTGTGCTCAGAGACATTTCTTCTACTCCTGATCTAACTTGAGCTGAAGAGCTCCGCCCTCATCACAGACTCTTCCCGCCAAGTCTCGATCCATATGACCATTTTCCATGTGGGATAAAAGCCTTGGATAATAAAACATTCACTGTAAAACTATTTTCCATTGGATTCATGGCCACACACAGCTGGATCTTTTCCTGGAGTGGCCTGCAGCCCGCTTGGAAGAGCTGTGTTCACATCCTGGAGAGGAGGCTGGGTGAGTGTgggaggaggcagctctgcctaATAGaccctccctcctcccaaaaccagcccctgccaccctTCCCATTGGTGCTTGGGGtggagaagggctgggacaACTCAGCTCTCCAGCTATTTAAAGGCaagggaggggctgcaggagctaCTTGCCTGGGACCCTTGTGCCTCCGTGGACAGGAGCCTtaccctgcagagcagcaccatgTCTTGCGTGAGTAGAgaaggggatggggcagcttTGCTGGAGATGGGATTGTGTTGGCTGGGTGTGAGGGTGCTTGTGCTGGCTTGCACATCAGCACCAGCCTCGGAGGGTCTGTTAGAGTTGggtgcctgctgctggtgaggGACGATCCCTGCTGCATCCACTACTATTTTGTGTTCTGGCAGCAGTGGTTCTTTTTTCCTGTAGGATTCCCATGTGGGGATCCTTGCTGGGGTAACCTATTTGACTGCAGCTCTACTCTGTAGAAGCTGCTGCAGTAACATCTTCTGAGCATCTTTTCTGGGCAGCCTTGCAGCTTGCCTTCTGGCTGAAGTTTTCATGAGTCATTGAATTgttattcttctcttttttggAAGGAATGTACCCTACAGAAGTGTTCTGTGAATGTCAAGGACTGCATTCAAATACCTTGAGAGGTTAGAGGGGTTATCTTAAGAGCAAGTATCAAGAGTATAGGGCCAAACTCTTTACAGAGTTACCCAGCAACAGGGGAAGGGGCAAGAGGcataaactgaaacacagggagTTACAGCTGAATACACAGCTTCCTCACTGTGAGTGTGGCAGAGCACTAGAAAAGGCTGCTGTGGAGTCTGCTGCTCAGGAAGTATTCAAGACATGACACTCTGCCACCTGCTCTACGTGAACCTGCTTTAGCAGGggggttggacttgatctccaagatcccttccagctctaACTATTCTGTGACTGCTAGGGAGATGCTGGTTTTAAAAGAGAGATTGCACTTCTTTGGTTAATTTGCCTTTCATTAGGCTGAGGGTGATTAAGCAGGGATTGTCCCAAGAGCAAGCTTATTTTTTAAGGTGGGATAGGAAAAGATTTTCAGTATTCCTGAGGTTTTGGCTCTGCTGTGATGAAAAAATGAGTACATGTGAGTTTGCCAGGATACTTTGGTCCTCCTATAGAGAAGGTGGGGAGCAGTTGTCTCCATGGAGCAGAAGACTATTTTTGCAAATACTGAgcctacattaaaaaaaagctcAAGCCATTGGGAGATGGGAAGCAAGGTGTCTGAGTCCTTGGACATGAGCAAGGCTTGAAGTTCAAACACGAGCTAGGGGAAGGGAGTGGAATCTCTATCCCTGCCATCCATGCCAGACAGATTTGTGTGGGATGGCACAAGACCAGCAAGGCACATGGGTGTGTTTGGGATGGGGTGGGTGTGATTGGGGTGTGCAGATACTTACACTTCACTGCTGTGAAATACAGATATGTTgatgagagcagcaggagacagatTAGGAAATAGAGCTCTAATCAAATGCACCATGTGACTGGGGTAACTTCTCTGGGATATCCTTGCTGCAACGCCCTAGAGCAAGGGAGCTTCCCTGTTTCTCCACAGGTCCAAAGCAAAGCATGTCTtgaaaggcagcagggaaagctgccAAGTCAGAACAAGTGAGCCAGCAGGTACTGAACTAATGTCTCTGCTCCCATGTTCCCCAGGGACCAGTGTGCACCAACTTGGGTCTCAAGCCTGGCCAGCGCCTCACTGTCAAGGGGAAAATTGCACCAAATGCCAAGAGGTGAGTTGTGCTGTGCCACCCAGGCATGGCCCAGGCACTGCACTGAGGGGTCTGCAAAAGATCTCTGTCCCTTGGGTAGAAGAGGAGAAGGGGTTAACACCAGCAGTGCTTCCAGTGAGTCATCACCTAATGCACATTGCAGTCACAGTACTGCCAAGGGGCTAAGCCAAAGCAGATGTGAATTTCCAGCTGCACACGCTGGCAGTGACCACATCCTCTCTAGTGCAGGGCAAAGGAAATGGAAGCTGTGTCTGTACTGAGATTTGGTTTGAGACTGTCTGTTCCACCACATCCTCTCCCCTGCACGAAGATGGCCAGGAGTAGGGACATTTATGGTGCCCCAGTGGATTTACCTCTCACATGGTGGTgtggaaagaaggaagaaaggtgGTGGGCTTAAGTGGAAATGTTCTCCTAAATGTGCAGGGATAGGGGTGGCTGGGTTTCCCAGTGaagcctctgcagcagcccccagcccttgTGCAAGTCTGTGGCTGGGGGGGCCCCTCTGCAGGTCAGGTGGAGCTTGTAGCTGTTGCACCAGCAGTAGCAGTGTTCCAGGAAACAtgtcccagctcttcccagtgcCTTTGAAGTTTGATACTGTCTGAGTGAAGCCTCCCAGGCTTTCTCTTGCCAAATAATATGCCTCTTCTCATCTGGGTAAGAGGCCTGAAGGTAAGGTGGACACACTATGCTAGGAAACTTCCTCCACTGCTGTTGCAGATACTTTGGGATAGCTGATGACAGGGTAATTatttcagctgcctgcaggatggGGAGAAGGCAGTGGCTGTCAGGCAGGATGCAGCACTAGCTAACTGTTAGGACTGAGAGGAAATCTATGGAAAGCAACTGACTCCTTGGGAATTGGTTTGGATGTATAACACTGTTCAGGGCACTGCATGCTGTACCATTCTCTTGTCAAAAGCTTTGAGAAAACCAATTGGTGTTTCTCCCAGGGATAGCACTCTGGAGCCTATCACCCCAGAAAAGTGCCCCTTACTGCCACAGCACATCTTTCTAGGGAAGCTGTGTGATTTAGCAAAGGGTTTATCTTAGGTTACCCTCAGCTGGGCTTGAAGAAACAGACACTGAGATGCTCATGGTAATGAGAAGCATGCTACTACagtattgatttatttttttttttttagctgtaatgatgtatgctttttttttttttcctctgcagctttgtGATGAATCTGGGCAAAGATGCTACCCTCCTTGGACTTCACTTCAATCCCCGTTTTGATGCTCATGGTGATGTGAACACCATTGTGTGCAActcaaagaaagcagaagagtggggtgcagagcacagggagggtgtCTTTCCTTTCCAGAAAGGGGCCCCAGTAGAGGTGAGGcatgcatatatttatatatatatatgtatactcTCTGTGCATGCTCTGGTGAAGGAAGGGTGTTTAGCACAGGACAgtcagctgcaggggctgtcTCAAGACTGTCTGTGCAGGAGGTGGATGGCTTCTCCTGCTTGGCCAGTGCCACcactcagagctctgagcactgaTGGAGGGTGGGGATAAATGTGGAGGCTCCATCTAGCTCAAAGATGTTATTATtgaacagagcagggaatgggcaTCTCTTGGGAGACCAGAATAACACTCCTGGCTGTTGATGAACAGGTTATTCTACTGAGCTTGTTCACCCTGTGAAGCAGAtggtggcacagcagtgctgcagaggggagaggcTTGAGGAAACTTTCTCTAACTTTTCCGTTTGCCTTGCAGATCACTTTTGGTGTCAACCAAAATGATGTGACAGTCCACCTGCCAGGCCACCAGTTCACGTTCCCGAACCGGCTTAACCTCTCTGTCTTTGACTACTTTGATACACAAGGGGACTTCACACTCCAGTCCCTCAGCTGGGAATAACTTCCTCTGACACCCTCATCTCAAAGATACAGAAAAAGCAATCAATAAATAAGAGTTTTGGTGTACTAAGTCTCAAAATCTAATCTGTTTAATATTGCGAGTCCTCATGGGTTGGGCACCTTGCTGGGAGTGGGTGGATGGGGTAGCCAGTTTTGCTTGAGTACCCTAAGTGGATGCAGTTGTCCTAGCCTTAGTCCTTGAAAGCCATGGATAGAGAAGAGGGTGAAGGTTAAAAGCCTAGGGAGACAATGTTAAAAGTCCAAGGAGAGTTGCAGGAGGAGGCATTGGGGCTAATTATCACTGCAGGGACAGTAAAAAAAGTCCCTTAAGCAAGGTCACCTGCTGTTGAAGACACCTTACACTCCCTGGATAAATTAACTCTAATTCTATCTGAACTAAGCACTCCTGGCTGTCACCAGATGGCATtgagtggctgtgctgtgtgagccTAGTGGGGCATGGAGTGAGGGGAAAGTCCTCAACTGTGCTAGTTTTGGCTGCAGCCTTCTGTAGAAGCTGGTCCTATCCTATATCTGCTTGGGACCTCTTACTGCTGTATGGCAACAGTAGAAAAGCTGCCCTGCTGGGTGTGGCAGAGCATATAGAGGGTTCCTCATCCAAACCCTTTCTTCCAGTAACTGCAGGAGCACAAAGTGTTGTGCTGTGGCACACAAGAGCAGTAATGTGGAGGTGTCTGGTTTTATTGTGCCCCTTGTGCTTTGCCTGTTCCATCCAGAGCTGAGGGAGGCAGCAATGTCCAGCTGGAGTGTGGGATGCTAAGGCTGTGTGCGCTATGCTTTTGTTCCTGTTTGACTTGGCCCAAATGAACCTGAGCACTTCTCAGTCTAAGCTGAGGCTAGACTCTGAGGAGTCTGAGGCACTCAGGCATGTTTGATGTTACTGCACAGCTGCCTCAGGGACTCTCTCAGTCTAATGCTGCCTTGGCACTGCTGTTGAGCATGCTGTGCCTGGTGGGTATGGGAAAGGTGGGATCTGCCCTATCCCCAGTGCACAGCAGTTACCAGGTCAGTCTGGGATGAAAGGCTTGACCACAAGCAGCACAAAGCACTAACAATTTGATGTACTACAGGATTCCCTGCAGGCCTGGCTGGGCTAATTCCTCACATTAAGCTgttgcagagcagctggagaacagGGACTTTCCCCTTCAGCAGCTGTACCTGCCATTCTTATTTCGTAATTCATGAGGCTCTGCCAGGTCCTGTGTCCTAGGTACCCATGCAGAGAGAGGCTGAGCTGCCAAGAATTGTGGGtctgaggaggaagagagatAAGATGAGAGCTTAGCTGAAAGGCAGGAACTCTTGGGGTGTACAAGCAATGTAGATCTCTGCAGCTGGATCTGTCTTAAAAGTCCTGTGTTGCCCAAAGCCCATCTGCTTTGGATAATCACATCACACTCTTTTTAGGACTACATCTATAACTGTAAACATGACATCTAGCATTGCCACCCTGTGCATAGGCATGGCAGGGGGACTGTTCCCATGGAGTGGTAAGGATAAAGCCATCTTTTCCAGAGAAGACAGGTTCAGCAGAATGGAAATGAGCCATACTAGGCTAGATGGTCTCAAGGCAAGAGACCTGGCTCGGTTTACACAGTCTGGCAGACTGGGGTACATTGGGTAGGCCAGAGAATTGGGTATTTCCCTCAACCACAGCAAGGCCATGGTGCTGAGGGTGCCATGAACTGTGTCATGatggacacagagcagagctctctcCTTGCAGCTTCCTCTGCTGGGCTGATCTTGCAAGCTGAGCAAATGTACTGGACTCCCTGGGCTGTACTACAGGGGAATCTCCCAATGTCTCTTAACTGCACTTGGCAACCATTCTTTAGATacttcaaagattttttttttgtgatggtTTCTTGAAGAAAGCTCAGTAGCAGCTTTACCACAGGAGTATGAACCTTAGTGAGGTCTCCTGCTAGCGTGGCTGTTTGTTAAGTGACTCACAGTTCTTGTGAAATCTATGACTCACTGTTGTCCTGACTTTGTTATGGCTTGGCCCGTTGCTAGCAGGGAGATGAGGGGTGGCAAAGGCTCCCCAGATGTATAATTTAGACATATCGAAGCTGACTGCTCCCTTCCACCCACTCCCCAGCCTTGTGCAAGGTGGAGGCTGGTGTGTGAGGGCTGCAGGATctgaggatggagccaggaTCCCTGAGACAAGCACTCTCCCCACCCAGCTGAGCAGGATGAGCAGCCATGCAAAAAGGAAAGCACTGCAACACCACCGATGGAAGGCACAGCCTGCTGGCACGGAAGGTGACACACTTTTATTTCTCAACACGACCCCAGCCAAGGTcaggtgctcccagcctgctcaCTTTCCCTCACAGAGCCCAAGACCTTCCTGAAAGCCAGGGGGATGCCATGGCTTCCCTCAGCCTGCAGAGAGGGTGCTGCAGGCCGTGCCCTGCcctgtgggagcccagagtATTCCTCCGGCTTCCCTGGgggcggggtccccaaagaccccTGAATGAGACCCTGGTGTCTCAGGCGCTGAATTCCAACCCCTGGGGGAAATTaccaacacagagggaatggaaacaaaccaccaaaattAGTAAAGTGTAAATTAGGTTGTTGGAACgtagataaatagacttttgggaatgtttgtgataagggacacgtggccaagatggagaatttgggggtgtggatacttcttcctccttcttctccgtgtcatccatgctgggtgacatgctggcacttttag
Coding sequences:
- the LGALS1 gene encoding galectin-1, which encodes MSCGPVCTNLGLKPGQRLTVKGKIAPNAKSFVMNLGKDATLLGLHFNPRFDAHGDVNTIVCNSKKAEEWGAEHREGVFPFQKGAPVEITFGVNQNDVTVHLPGHQFTFPNRLNLSVFDYFDTQGDFTLQSLSWE